Proteins encoded by one window of Planktothrix tepida PCC 9214:
- a CDS encoding helix-turn-helix domain-containing protein, with translation MEQSKTQVLKALGSLIRQYRMSIRISQEELGLRSHLDRTYISGLERGVRNPSLTVLVSLASGLNITVSELLENLETEMRNVE, from the coding sequence ATGGAACAGTCTAAAACACAAGTTTTAAAGGCTTTAGGAAGTTTGATTAGACAATATCGAATGTCTATCAGAATTTCTCAAGAGGAGTTAGGGTTACGTTCTCACCTAGATCGAACCTATATATCTGGACTAGAACGGGGTGTAAGAAACCCTTCTTTAACAGTTCTAGTTTCTCTTGCTAGTGGTTTGAATATTACTGTTTCAGAACTGCTTGAGAACTTAGAAACAGAGATGAGGAATGTGGAGTGA
- a CDS encoding restriction endonuclease, with protein sequence MNPESAESLKSKLKSGSSQSKVFDLLSDQKWHCRNCEGKKVASNQYAGGGGIQGLERGNRSGRPGLVIETKREICQVCQKITIWDRWTGETREANASANLPPKLVKRILEIYNYIDVIENRQRLPHELVIDHRFPMERWGKSEPNHDVNMSETEIRNKFQLLKKDSSGNHNLLKSRSCEKCIETGNRGTPLGLEFWYFGNEKWPDNIPQSGSEAEEGCVGCGWYNFEAWRTALNATLKQVESQNFLE encoded by the coding sequence GTGAACCCAGAATCAGCAGAAAGTTTAAAATCTAAACTTAAATCAGGTTCATCACAGTCTAAAGTTTTCGATTTATTATCTGATCAAAAGTGGCATTGTCGCAACTGTGAAGGGAAAAAAGTTGCTTCTAATCAATATGCTGGAGGTGGGGGAATTCAAGGTTTAGAACGAGGAAATAGAAGTGGTCGTCCAGGGTTAGTGATTGAAACCAAGCGAGAAATTTGTCAAGTTTGCCAAAAAATTACTATTTGGGATCGATGGACGGGAGAAACCAGAGAAGCAAATGCTTCTGCTAATCTTCCTCCTAAATTAGTCAAAAGAATTTTAGAGATTTACAATTATATAGACGTGATTGAAAATCGGCAACGGTTGCCTCATGAGTTAGTTATTGATCATCGTTTTCCGATGGAACGTTGGGGTAAAAGTGAACCGAATCATGATGTTAATATGAGTGAAACTGAAATTAGGAATAAATTTCAACTCCTCAAAAAAGATAGTTCTGGGAATCATAATCTTTTAAAGTCGAGAAGTTGCGAGAAATGTATTGAAACAGGAAACCGAGGAACACCATTAGGACTCGAATTTTGGTATTTTGGGAATGAGAAATGGCCGGATAATATTCCTCAATCGGGTTCAGAAGCCGAGGAAGGATGCGTCGGTTGTGGATGGTATAATTTTGAGGCTTGGCGAACTGCTCTTAATGCAACTCTAAAGCAAGTTGAATCTCAGAATTTTTTGGAATAG